The following coding sequences lie in one Synechococcus sp. PCC 7336 genomic window:
- a CDS encoding N-acetylmuramoyl-L-alanine amidase, whose amino-acid sequence MKRWRVVGVAIAILLGALIVTGRPSVADDWQIVYPPENHSTASQSIFFIGTAPARTQVTVNGQAIHRSPAGHFAPSFPLAIGSNTFTFILRPSNGAPQQFVRQVTRLNPIRSAPATVGLLSDTIQPQGDVWKQPGEVVCFEAIGTPNADVSVRLWDELVPLVADSNVTSLPVANAILTGEIEAVPVVQAGRYRGCANLPDSRAGGETSPQIVLTASGQTVTANAGLLRVLDPQATLVARANTDDAIARNGPSSSYIRYSPWPQGTQSEIVGRENDWLQTASEKWIAAAQAEIVSVPEPPRSAVGSVQLTRVGEWTELRLPLTVRLPYNVTEEPGQIVLELDGASLQTDFFRMDADDPLVTAVSWGQVSGDRIRYKLHLSRDYAWGYEATYEGTTLLLRVRHAPQTDASAPLRGLKIAIDPGHGGEIDLGARGPNGYPEKALNLSVSQRLAALLRERGAEVLMTRTADVFVPLADRADLQGDAEPHLFVSIHYNALPDSGDAENTRGIASFWYFPHSRPLAQALHLDLLRDLGQPDYGHFFSSLAVIRATSCPSVLLELGFTINPEEFELIVTPEHQQRTAEAIADSLARYVGDRT is encoded by the coding sequence ATGAAACGCTGGAGAGTGGTGGGGGTGGCGATCGCCATTCTGTTGGGGGCTCTAATTGTCACCGGCAGGCCGAGTGTTGCGGATGACTGGCAGATTGTCTATCCGCCCGAGAATCACAGTACGGCATCGCAGTCTATCTTTTTTATCGGCACCGCCCCCGCCCGCACTCAAGTCACGGTGAACGGGCAAGCGATCCACCGCAGTCCCGCCGGTCACTTTGCCCCCAGCTTTCCCTTAGCGATCGGCAGCAACACATTTACTTTTATTCTGCGACCCTCCAACGGAGCTCCTCAGCAGTTCGTGCGCCAGGTCACTCGCCTCAACCCGATCCGTTCGGCTCCTGCAACCGTTGGCTTGCTGTCAGATACCATCCAACCGCAAGGGGATGTGTGGAAACAACCGGGGGAGGTGGTTTGCTTTGAGGCGATCGGCACTCCCAATGCCGATGTCAGCGTGCGCTTGTGGGATGAGTTGGTGCCGTTGGTGGCTGACTCGAATGTGACGAGTTTGCCGGTGGCAAATGCGATTTTAACGGGGGAGATTGAGGCGGTTCCTGTCGTACAAGCAGGGCGGTATCGAGGCTGTGCAAACTTGCCGGACAGTCGTGCCGGTGGGGAAACGAGCCCGCAAATTGTCTTGACCGCCAGCGGTCAAACGGTGACGGCAAATGCTGGCCTCCTGCGGGTGCTCGACCCTCAAGCAACGCTGGTGGCAAGGGCGAATACCGATGATGCGATCGCCCGCAACGGTCCCAGCAGTTCTTATATCCGTTACTCCCCTTGGCCGCAGGGCACTCAATCGGAGATTGTCGGGCGAGAGAATGACTGGCTCCAGACTGCATCGGAGAAGTGGATTGCGGCGGCCCAAGCGGAGATTGTGTCTGTGCCCGAGCCTCCCCGCAGCGCGGTTGGGAGCGTGCAGTTGACGCGGGTGGGGGAATGGACGGAGTTGCGCTTGCCGCTGACGGTGCGGTTGCCCTACAACGTCACAGAAGAGCCGGGTCAGATCGTGCTGGAGTTGGATGGGGCATCGTTGCAGACGGACTTTTTTCGGATGGATGCTGACGATCCGTTGGTGACGGCGGTGAGTTGGGGGCAGGTGAGTGGCGATCGCATTCGCTACAAGCTGCATTTATCGCGGGATTATGCTTGGGGGTACGAGGCGACTTATGAGGGCACGACGTTGTTGTTGCGGGTGCGCCATGCGCCTCAGACGGATGCCAGCGCGCCGTTGAGGGGGCTGAAGATTGCGATCGACCCCGGTCACGGCGGCGAGATCGATTTGGGGGCGCGGGGGCCGAATGGGTATCCCGAAAAGGCGCTGAATTTGAGTGTCAGTCAGCGGTTGGCGGCTCTGTTGCGCGAGCGTGGGGCTGAGGTGTTGATGACTCGTACGGCAGATGTGTTCGTGCCCTTGGCCGATCGTGCCGATCTGCAAGGGGATGCCGAGCCTCATCTGTTTGTCAGCATCCATTACAATGCTCTGCCCGATAGTGGCGATGCTGAAAACACGCGCGGGATTGCTAGCTTTTGGTATTTTCCCCACAGTCGTCCACTGGCTCAAGCGTTGCATTTAGATTTGCTGCGGGATTTGGGTCAACCGGATTACGGTCATTTCTTTTCCAGTCTGGCGGTGATTCGGGCTACGAGCTGTCCTTCGGTGTTGTTGGAGTTGGGTTTTACGATCAACCCGGAGGAGTTTGAACTGATTGTTACGCCCGAGCACCAGCAGAGGACGGCAGAGGCGATCGCTGATTCGTTGGCTCGCTATGTGGGCGATCGGACTTGA